The following proteins are co-located in the Solanum pennellii chromosome 8, SPENNV200 genome:
- the LOC107026681 gene encoding 60S ribosomal protein L37a has protein sequence MTKRTKKAGIVGKYGTRYGASLRKQIKKMEVSQHSKYFCEFCGKYAVKRKAVGIWGCKDCGKVKAGGAYTLNTASAVTVRSTIRRLREQTES, from the exons ATG ACTAAGAGGACCAAGAAGGCTGGAATAGTTGGGAAATATG GTACCCGTTATGGTGCCAGTCTGCGAAAGCAGATTAAGAAAATGGAGGTTAGCCAGCATAGCAAGTACTTCTGCGAGTTCTGTGGAAag TACGCAGTGAAGAGGAAAGCCGTGGGTATTTGGGGCTGTAAAGATTGCGGCAAAGTCAAAGCAGGCGGTGCTTATACATTGAA CACTGCAAGTGCTGTGACAGTAAGGAGCACAATCCGAAGATTGAGGGAGCAAACTGAGAGTTAG
- the LOC107026680 gene encoding peroxidase 41-like, producing MTWPLLFLLFSSFAYSHAQLTLDYYAKTCPQFDSIVRDISQQKQTEFPATAAATLRVFFHDCAVDGCDASVLIKPTAFNKSELDYDINHSLAGDAFDLITRIKTAVELACPGVVSCADILATATRNLVVITGGPHYKVPLGRKDSLVSNVSNVEAHLTRENATVDLMINKFQSMGFNVKDMVVLIGGGHTIGFVHCKEFAHRIFPTPDPTMNPILVERLSKMCANYTNNSDMSAFLDVLSPGNFDNVLFKNLMKGIGVLGSDQLLYSDPRTKPFVELYANNAIAFANDFAQAMEKVSVYQVKSGQQGEVRKRCDSINHI from the coding sequence atgactTGGCCATTgctttttctcttgttttcaTCTTTTGCTTATTCTCATGCACAACTTACATTAGACTACTATGCTAAAACATGTCCACAATTTGATTCCATTGTGAGGGACATCTCTCAACAAAAACAAACGGAGTTCCCCGCCACGGCGGCCGCGACCCTCCGCGTATTTTTCCACGATTGTGCTGTCGATGGTTGTGATGCCTCCGTCCTTATAAAACCAACCGCGTTCAACAAATCCGAGCTCGACTACGACATCAACCATTCCCTCGCCGGTGACGCGTTTGACCTAATCACCCGTATCAAGACCGCGGTCGAGCTCGCTTGCCCGGGAGTCGTGTCGTGCGCGGACATATTAGCGACCGCCACCCGAAACCTCGTAGTTATAACCGGTGGGCCCCACTACAAAGTCCCGTTGGGCCGGAAGGACAGTCTAGTTTCCAACGTATCAAACGTGGAAGCACACCTGACGCGTGAGAACGCGACGGTTGACCTAATGATAAATAAATTCCAATCCATGGGGTTTAATGTCAAGGACATGGTTGTGTTGATTGGTGGTGGACATACAATTGGATTTGTTCATTGTAAGGAGTTTGCTCATAGGATTTTCCCAACTCCTGACCCTACAATGAATCCAATATTAGTTGAAAGATTGAGCAAAATGTGTGCAAATTATACTAATAACAGTGACATGTCAGCCTTCCTAGATGTTTTAAGTCCTGGTAATTTTGACAATGTGTTGTTCAAGAATTTGATGAAGGGCATTGGGGTGCTAGGTTCAGATCAATTATTATATAGTGACCCTAGGACAAAGCCATTTGTTGAACTATATGCTAATAATGCTATTGCATTTGCTAATGATTTTGCTCAAGCAATGGAGAAAGTAAGTGTATATCAAGTCAAGAGTGGTCAACAAGGGGAGGTGAGGAAGAGATGTGATTCTATTAATCATATTTGA